Below is a genomic region from Syngnathus typhle isolate RoL2023-S1 ecotype Sweden linkage group LG3, RoL_Styp_1.0, whole genome shotgun sequence.
ccttccttccttccttccttccttccttcctatgcttatttttcttttttcttcccctttagGCAGAGCCCCTTATTTATCTTCATAGGAAAAATAAGACCAAATGTGTGTGATGGGTCTGGATGTGTGCCTATCAAGCACTGCTAAtaaatgtgtgcgcgtgtgtatgtgagtacatgtgtgtgtatgcatgcctTCTTGCATGCTGTGTGAGACTGTACAGTTAATGTTTGTGtccatatatttattttttgacatgtgggTGGACCAATTTTTGTGCTCGAACTAACCTGCCCTCTCATTCACTTCAAGGCAAAATGTAGCCCCGCCCTCTACGCCTCTGATTCTACCTCACATTGCACTAACCGACACGGCGATGTACCTATAACATACTCACACAACTTTCATTGCAGTGTCCCCTGTTATAGTACTcaccacacgtacacacacaaaagcatacacaaacatgcacactcacacacatacacatactcacagacacacacgctcacTTATACGTCTCGTGTTTTGCTTGTCTTTGGACATCAGCACAGGTTTTTAAAGCCCTCTGTGTCTcctcttctttgtctttctttaatCTCATTGCATCCAATACATCCAATTTTCATGCATCAATCTGTTTCCACCCAcgatctctctctgtctctctctctgtctgtctctctgtctgtctctctgtctctctctctgtctgtctctctctctgtctgtctctctctctctctgtctctctctctgtctctctctctgtctctgtctctttctctttctctccctccctcatgcacatacacatacacatatgcacacgcacgcacacaccatcatccatccGCATCCTCtgtcctctctctctcacatCCTTCTCTCTGACAACTCCAATCTCCCAGTTTTCGTCTGTCCCGGATCACTGCTCAGCATCCAGCCACCTTCCTCTCAGCTGGAGGCAGAACATCAGTCAGGGGCATGGTGTAAGGACCCTTTGCAAGCTGGTGACAGACTATACGTTATGCCCTGGACACCGTACAGGACCGAGGTGCTCTATGAATATGCTTCCTGGGACGACTACCGGCAGAACCGTGTCACCACTACCTATAAGTGAGTGTGtgtttaacaacaacaacaacaacaacaacaacaaattgtgtgtgcgcgtgtcatTGGACACAGTATTTTAATGGAGAAATGCACACCCCTAATTGACGTGCTTTCCCTCTCTTATCCTAGACTGCCAAGTCGTGTCGACGGGACAGGTTTTGTGGTGTATGACGGCGCCGTGTTCTATAACAAGGAACGAACACGCAACCTGGTCAAGTACGACCTGCGGACACGCATTAAGAGTGGCGAGGCGGTGGTGGTCAATGCTAACTACCATGACACCTCGCCTTACCGCTGGGGAGGGAAGTCAGACATCGATCTGGCAGTGGATGAGAACGGCCTCTGGGTGATCTACTCCACTGAAGCCAATAATGGACGCATTGTGGTCAGCCAGGTAAGACCTGGCAAAATTTGATAAGCTACAGCAATATTACAGAGTTCCCACCTCTTCTCCAGGTGAACCCGTACACCCTGCGCTTTGAAGGCACGTGGGCCACGGGCTTTGACAAACGTGGGGCGAGCAATGCTTTCATGGCCTGCGGCGTGCTGTATGCGGTGCGCTCGGTCTTCCAGGATGACGAGGGGCAGGCGGACGGCCGCGTGGGCAATGATATGGTGGTTTATGCCTATGACACCAGCCGGGGGCAAGAGCTGCCCATTCAGATACCCTTTCCCAATCCCTATCAGTACATCTCTTCTATCGACTACAACCCTCGAGACAACCAGCTCTATGTGTGGAATAACTATTATGTTCTAAGATACCCGCTTCAGTTCACGCCGCCCCCACCAACTAAAGGTCTGTTGATCCAAAACATGGATTGGTGTAACTGCATGGAGCTTTCAGACCTGAAGTAaagtttttttctccctccagGTCCCCTTTCTTCTCTGATGACAACGGTCCGCTCTTACACAGCTACAGTTGCACTGACTCCCGTGCGACCATCAGCCTCCCACCCAGTGGGCGTCATCAACCGAGGTCCTTTTGACCAGAGGCCAATAACAGCCATGGTCCCCCTAACGCCCCGACCCCCTTTGCGAGTCCCCTTGGCGCCTGGGGGCTCTGGGCAAGTGGGTGGATGCGAAGGAAGAGTGGCCGCAGGGGTACAGTGGCCCCCTACTCTGAAAGGGGAGACAGTGGAGAGGCCCTGCCCCAAAGGCTCGCTAGGTAAGTCAGATGCATGTagatgtgtgtttgtttgatcACGTCAGCGTTATATTACGTGTGTGAGAGAGTGTGTATCTTGTTTGTTTCCCTTTGAAATGTAGTCATGTGCCCTCTCATTGAACTCCCCTTCACATGACCTTAGTTATACTTTTTACAGTCACGGTCTGTCAACTCTTCCTGTCGTTGTGCAGCTGTCTTCCTCAGTCCCACCTCAGAGGAAAAGAGGACATCTTAAACGTTTCACGTTGTGCTTCCTAATCTTGTTTTATGGCTAAATTTTGAGCAGAGATAAACGTGTTGCATCTTATTTGCGGACCTgtaaaacaatcaaatgaacCAACATATCTGCATGTTATGGGCTTTAATTGTTTGGTCATATGACTCACCCTTCTTGAATGTCCGTGGCCGTGTCTTGTTCTGCAGGTATAGCGTCATACGAGTGCATGATTTTGCCAGTGAGTTGGAGCTCCAGAGGTCCTGACCTCTCGAATTGTACTTCTCCTTGGGTCAGCCAGATTGCACAAAAGGTCAGTTACATATGTACACACCTTGCAGAAAAGGCATGTTAACAAGCAACTTGCACTTTAAATGTCAAACAATAAAAAGTCATTCTGAACACCTCCAGATTAAAAGTGGTGAGAATGCAGCAAACATAGCCGGGGAGTTGGTCAACCTGACCCGGGGACGTATCTATGCTGGTGATGTCAGCATGTCTGTAAAACTAATTGAACAGCTACTGGACATCTTGGACTCCCAGCTTCAAGCCTTGAGACCAGCCAATAAAGAGTCTGCGGCACGCAATTACAATAAGGTGAATTGCTCCTCAAATTCATGCCAATGTGTACTTGACCTTTTACTGAAAAGAGGAACCAAATGTCAGCCAGCGCTGATACGTGTGACACAGATGTTGTTTGCTCTCTTTGTAGCTGCAGAAAAGGGAACGCACATGCAGGGCTTATGTACAGGTAAGCAACGGATGGAAAATTAATGGACTGATGAATCACTGATGgaggtggatggatgggtgagAAATGATGGGATAATGGATGAACTAACAAAAGGATGTAAGATTGTTGCACGGAGAGATGATAGAGAGATAGATGTGTGACAGATTTAGAAATGGATGGGCGGATGGTGACAAAGGTGAGACGAATAACGCACAGATGGAATGAGAATGGACAGACGGGCGGAAAATAAATACACAGGCGGACAAATGGACATGATTGAAGGTGATGCTGATTGATGAAGACATGAAGAAGATGGCAATGGAtgaggaatgaatgaatgaacaaacgaacgaacgaacaaaggatggatggatggacggacagattgAAAAATAATCGACACAGAGAGGATCTCGGACGGAtggacaaatggatggatgatgcgagacagatgaatgaatggatgacaaACGGACTGCTGTACAGTGCACAGATAAAAGGATGCAAGTTGGGAGAAGGGACGGATGGACGCACTCATGGATAAAAGTCCAGACAAATGTATAAACTGACAAAAAAGGGAGGTTGGTGAATATACACACTAATTATATTGCACCTTTCTCCTTCTCAGGCTGTGGTTCAAACAGTGGATAATCTGTTGAGTCCCGAGGCTCTGGTATCCTGGGCTGACATGAGCGGTCCTGACCAGTCCCGCTCTGCATCACTGCTGCTAGACGCGGTTGAGAAAGGAACGTTCTTATTggccaacaacctctatgaaggTCGATTCAGTGACAGAGCACCAAACGTCGGTATGTTGTCTGTCGTCCCGAACGCTGACTATACCACCTTTTTCAAACAAACTCCTCATCCAGTGGTTCCCCCGTGTGTATGATTAGATCTGGAGGTGTATGTGCTAAACACAGAGGCGGACATACAGGACCTAACGTTCCCACACTCCTACGACAGCGACAGCATCTTGCAGATCTCAGCTGTGGCCCTGCAGCAGTACAGCAATAATGGTATGAAGCACACTCATCACAATATTAAAACAGTGAAGAAACCACAATTGCAATGGATTGTGGCATTAATACATAGTGTGATAATCAATTATAACATATACAGATGTGCCAATAAATGATTTTCTTCCTTCACTGTGCAGGCCAAGTGAAGTTGGTCCTCTGTCTGTATAAGAACCTGGGCACCTTCCTGACCACCCAGAACTCCACCTTGCGGctcggactcggacttggaCAGGGCTCAGACGTCAGGCGCAGGAGCTTGGTGGTCAACTCCCACGTCATATCAGCTTCTGTGCACAGAGGCTCCAACAGAGTGTTCCTCTCTGAGCCTGTGGTGTTCACACTCAGGCACCTGCAGGTCTGCTGGGAAATGCAGGCCACTTTGACAAGAATGATTCATGATGACTTAAGAGTTGGTTTTGTGTGGTATCCACAGCTGGACAACCACTTTGGTCCCAACTGCTCTTTCTGGAACGCCTCTGGGGTTTCTGGCACCGGCAGGTGGTCCACACAAGGATGCCGCATGCTACACACCAacaatacacacacaacatGCGCCTGCAATCACCTGTCCAGCTATGCCGTACTCATGACGTACCAGCAACCTGCTGTAAGTAAACATACAAACTTGTGTTGACTGTGGTTCACATATTATAAATGACTGCTAGATGTTGTCGTGTTTACtgcatgttcaatgttttcacATTAGTATCTGCATGTTTTAGTCAACAGCAATCAcccgaaaattaaaaaaaaaaaaaaaagcgcgagTCATTTCTGGGAAGCTTGTATGTCATTCTCTTGATTAATTATGGCAACACTGCTGCTTCCCAAATTAGAAAGGCTGATAAAATGTTACTATTCCTAGTAGTGCTCAGAAATCAGATTGCACTAATTTGTAAGATAAAGGCCTTTATTAATTAATCATTCAATTATCTCGAGTCAAAGCTGTGAGAGATATTTCTAAACGCTGTAGGCTGTCGTGAAATGCAATTCAAGTGCTCGATGTCATGTTTTGTCCTTCTGTCATTGTAGCTAATAGCCAACACAACATgctctcttctttctttttgatCTTGAAAGTCTGGTGTGGGAGTAGAGGAGCTTCTAGTCTACATCGTCTCCTGGGTGGGCATCTCTATTGCCGTGGTGTGTTTGGCCACCTGTCTCACTACCTTATGCTGTCAAGCGGCACCCTGGCACACGGACCACAGCACCATCCACTGCAACCTGTGGGCCAACCTGCTCATAACTGAGCTGCTCTTCCTTGTCGAATCCAATAAGACGCAATATACCGTAAGTTTTTGTCCATCTACAACTCGACGGGGGCTTGTCAAAAATTTTTCCTCCCTCTTTTGTTGCATTATGCTTTTCCGCCATTTATATTTCTAGGTGGTGTGCTCCATCATTGCCGGGCTGCTGCACTTCTCATTGCTCTCTGTGTTCTGCTGGCTATGTCTGGAAGCGGTGGAGCTGTACATTTTGCAACGTGAGGTGTTTGAGGGTCGTAACTCCAGGCGGAAGTATTTGTACCTGAGTGGCTACTCTGTACCCGGGCTGGTGGTGGCTGTGTCTGCAGCCATTGACTTTAGAGGCTACGGCTCCAAAACGTTGTAAGTTCATCGCAATACAATTATCAAGCGAGTGTGTTTTCGGATCAGACAGATAAATACTTTCTCAACTGGGTCAACAAAATCCATGTCAGGAGTTGGGAAAGCATTTTAGgaggggtcggggggggggggggggcactatcATCCTCAATGTTATTTTAGTAACGGCACAATTTCTGATGCCACCAAATGTCTGATATTCAGGATTGTAATTGTACATtcatgagttttttttccttgaatgtgtttgtgtgcacagcTGCTGGCTGCGAACGGACAATTACTTCATTTGGAGTTTCCTTGGACCCGTGGCTGTTATTATCACTGTGAGATTTTCATTTCTGCCCTCACGCACAATCAACCATATTATGCAGTGTACAGATGTGTGAAAGTAAAGCGCTGACAGTTTGTGTTATTGTCTCCAGCTTAACCTTGTAATCTTAGTGATGACCTTACATAAAATGCACAGCACTGCGGCCCTCAAGCCAGACTCCAGTCGCCATGACAACTTGAGGTTTGTAATTGTCTCTAGATCTGTGGGCAAAATGTTAACAGTTGAGGTGATCCATCCTTGTATTTCTTTATGTTGAGTTTATTTCATGAATTGGATTTGAAATAGCAATTTTGTATGCTTTGTATGTATCAAAATGATTTCAGAGGCTGTGCTGCTATTGCTTCTACACGCTACTAATGGGTTTCAAAGAGCACTTGATGCCCATGCTTTACACAAATCTTCTCCTGAATAAATACAATTGAGAGTGAAGTTTGTCATGGTAAGATAGAAAGCGTCAACTGTGCTCAGCATTAAGTGGCAGGAAGATCTGAAGGCTGTAAAATGGcacaatttattttcaattagCCAGGTAAATGCATGTAGTAGCTTATACTTCTTAATTAGATTTATTTCGGACCAGTGGTATTGTATGAATGCCTATTTTAAAGCTGACGATGATGTGATGTTTACATTATGCATTTTGCAAACAACGTTGTACAATTTTATCAGGCAAATTTTTTCAGTCAATTTTATCTTTCCGCACTTAATCTTCCTCCTGAGCAGCTCATCTTAATCGCCACTAATTGaaactggttttttttttcttcttcttcttctgctgtaTAAAGGCCGTTGCAGCTTTCAGGATGTCGTGAATGTTCTGTGAAagtggctttctttttttttaaatgaactctAGCCTTGTAAGAGAAACTTGAAAAGAAAGGAGGAGATAAGGTACACGATTACACTTGCACACGGAAAATTCACTTTAAGGTGCTTACAGTCGCGTTACAATGCTCTCGATGGCTTCTGTTTGGGTGCAAATTTTAGCTCTTGTGTTCTTTTCTTCCTGGGCTTGACAAGGGACAGGAGTGAATCGGATCTTGAATAAAAACCTTTCTCCATTCTATCAACTTGTGTGTCCAGGGCGTGGGCTGTGGGTTCATTGACACTGCTCTTCCTGCAATGTGTCAACTGGTCGTCGGGCCTGATGTTTTTGTCGGCGCCTTCTCTTCTCTTGGCTTACCTCTTCGCCTCCCTTAATACAGCGCAAGGCTTCCTCATCACCATCCTGCACTGCACCCTCACCAGAAAGGTCAGTCTCAGAGGCGAGCATCGATATCTTGCGCTCGTACGCCGCCGATGCTTTGTGACGACTGCTCTGTGTTAAGGGTCAGAAAGACTACGGCCGATGTCTGCGTCTCTCCCAGTGCTGCGCAACCTCTTCATCTAGCTCTCCGGACTCGGTCAAGGGTGCCGCGCTGCGCTCCAACAGTCGCTACAGCAGCAGCCAGGGGCGCAGAGCCACGGCCAACAGACAGGTGCACGCTCCACTTCACGCGCTTCCTCCATATCTTGCGGACTTTTTCCCGACACAAGCTTGATTTGACTGTCTGCCAAATATTCCGTCCTCCAGAGTCGTATTAGGAGGATGTGGAATGACACGGTGCGAAGACAGACTGAGTCATCTTTCATCGCCGCTGATGTCAACAGCACCCCACCTCTTAACAGAGGTGAGCATCTgctttatttaatttgttttcgtATACATTTTGTTATTTCGCAGTGCAATGTGTAATCGTCGCTTTTCTGCACACAGCTGCATTGGGGAATCATTTCCTGACCAATCCAGTGCTGCAGACTCATGCAGGCGCCTCTCCTTATGACACCATGTTGGCACAGGGATACAATCAACCCTTCACCTCCTCGGGTATGCTTTGTCACAACCTCAGTGGGCTTATTTTCTGTACATGAGATAGTTGGTGGTTTCCTTCACCACACTTTTATTTGTGAGAGTCTGCAGGAGTGATGATGTTTATTAGACTTGCATTAAGTTAAGGTTTCAGAGTCAACTTCCTTTATTTTGACATTGCTGGGTAATATGCTGTCCGTTTTTTCAACTATATTAAGAGTACTTAGTGGTTTAAGGTTTGAATTTGGCTCTTGGTTAGCATGATTGTATGGATTTTTCTCAGAtactctggcttcctcccaTATTCCAAAACCATGCACTCTATTAtgattgaagactctaaattgtccataagTGTGAATGGCTGATTGTCGAAACATGGCCTGTCATTGGATAGATTACTTCTTATTGTTGGTGTCATGAGTTTGTTTGTGTTCTCAGAGAAAGCAATTTCCATCATACTTTGTGTTTTTCATACTTTTGAATCCAATTTGAATCCCATTAGTTTTGCTGGTGACACATGCAGAAAGAGTTTGGTCTTGGTGGATGGATATGCACGTTACTTTTTGTTTCAACGGATAATAGCTGTATATACCTTAAGGCTtctgtgatttgtttttatatttgtgttggagtgttttgactttttttcctttgtgtctctctcttACGTGGACCAGTGGGAACCTTCCGAAACAAGAGTATGAGCTCTTCTTTACTGTGCTCACCCAAACCATTTAGCACCGTGGTTGTCTTCATAGACCACCCTTTCATATTTGCACACATTAATCATACATATTAAATCGCAATGACATGAACTTCTTGTTTCTTGTCACATTGAAAGGCACCTTTAAAAGTGAAAGTCTAAATCTTTGGGAAGAAGCGCTACTCATTTGCTCATACATCTACTCATGCTACTCCTGTCACAATATTATTTGCCATTTTATAATTTGACATCTCTTGTTTCTTCCCATAGAAGTTGGTGTG
It encodes:
- the LOC133151727 gene encoding adhesion G protein-coupled receptor L1-like, which gives rise to MAVSLCFLGVCVLILAHVTPSSPAMSRAAMPFGLLRRELACEGYPIELRCPGSDVVMVETANYGRTDDKICDAEPFQMENTQCYLPDALKIMAQRCNNRTQCVVVAGVDVFPDPCPGTYKYLEIQYECVPYKVDQKVFVCPGSLLSIQPPSSQLEAEHQSGAWCKDPLQAGDRLYVMPWTPYRTEVLYEYASWDDYRQNRVTTTYKLPSRVDGTGFVVYDGAVFYNKERTRNLVKYDLRTRIKSGEAVVVNANYHDTSPYRWGGKSDIDLAVDENGLWVIYSTEANNGRIVVSQVNPYTLRFEGTWATGFDKRGASNAFMACGVLYAVRSVFQDDEGQADGRVGNDMVVYAYDTSRGQELPIQIPFPNPYQYISSIDYNPRDNQLYVWNNYYVLRYPLQFTPPPPTKGPLSSLMTTVRSYTATVALTPVRPSASHPVGVINRGPFDQRPITAMVPLTPRPPLRVPLAPGGSGQVGGCEGRVAAGVQWPPTLKGETVERPCPKGSLGIASYECMILPVSWSSRGPDLSNCTSPWVSQIAQKIKSGENAANIAGELVNLTRGRIYAGDVSMSVKLIEQLLDILDSQLQALRPANKESAARNYNKLQKRERTCRAYVQAVVQTVDNLLSPEALVSWADMSGPDQSRSASLLLDAVEKGTFLLANNLYEGRFSDRAPNVDLEVYVLNTEADIQDLTFPHSYDSDSILQISAVALQQYSNNGQVKLVLCLYKNLGTFLTTQNSTLRLGLGLGQGSDVRRRSLVVNSHVISASVHRGSNRVFLSEPVVFTLRHLQLDNHFGPNCSFWNASGVSGTGRWSTQGCRMLHTNNTHTTCACNHLSSYAVLMTYQQPASGVGVEELLVYIVSWVGISIAVVCLATCLTTLCCQAAPWHTDHSTIHCNLWANLLITELLFLVESNKTQYTVVCSIIAGLLHFSLLSVFCWLCLEAVELYILQREVFEGRNSRRKYLYLSGYSVPGLVVAVSAAIDFRGYGSKTFCWLRTDNYFIWSFLGPVAVIITLNLVILVMTLHKMHSTAALKPDSSRHDNLRAWAVGSLTLLFLQCVNWSSGLMFLSAPSLLLAYLFASLNTAQGFLITILHCTLTRKGQKDYGRCLRLSQCCATSSSSSPDSVKGAALRSNSRYSSSQGRRATANRQSRIRRMWNDTVRRQTESSFIAADVNSTPPLNRAALGNHFLTNPVLQTHAGASPYDTMLAQGYNQPFTSSEVGVSQSQESCGVDSVCLNGGYTPNTFTLHGLGAMPGSRAGVVGSTDLLKDGGVGMGSDDISPALLTPHGAADLGTGAGMRRNLSDAAALEKMIISELVQSNLRPSGDIPAPPERYGSLARPHHLDRAALAHTATLTRHAQQPQEGWAATMQPATRHNAQEGWPHLRHHLQGAETHSTSHEQEHGTTPRAQDGWSHARTPADAESRELLKDGERLQLQGTLGRRGLQERQQPRPPDVQARPYSTLSRTPGTLSRHRSTAESGGGTDKERERDRDRYRDRPLPPPPPPPPQESEPLYKALEEPLLVKQREASVDAWRGAQDREKDDAFLLKRDGLMDEWRGGNRAREESFSSQKRNGDMAEWRGGMERGREEPHLLEKRDGRMDAWRGGETDREETFITQRKDFGVDGWRGGIERDKDRDGWRAGFERENDKQKDRALDVWRGGVDVDRQESFLLDSNDGGLDGRKRGKERGSLRYHGDREDSDGFTLPLTPDLDLDPDTSPIYVQDSNPSPLYPGDRRSPPLGFFPRSSPPTNIFAPRDTNSPPNNLYPRHSPQVYSRSSSPPRFYSRTSPPTLSYPDSSPEGLEELSPASPPQQPALELPYSLGRPPLGPRPNHLQTFYQPPPPTTNGDAMYTSEPSSEGDDGQMQRVTSL